One genomic window of Haliotis asinina isolate JCU_RB_2024 chromosome 4, JCU_Hal_asi_v2, whole genome shotgun sequence includes the following:
- the LOC137281921 gene encoding kyphoscoliosis peptidase-like, translating to MGQSSSKANKGNKKRKDRQILRVPSNSGSFGRGYRFISDEGVLTVPPTNGMVINKFYSMPRVRTRSRSRSPGRSRASDESARGIMVFSASEKGTPVNVGVIRKNRPSVMHTFDGTSTDVYVRQSSNHHSETHTQSSGPIMNRHTTNQKVVAVSTNQKSSVSISKKQGVPNGTERRSRERQRFPPSTSTEPQLERPRSPVKHSNNKTAMTINQAPIIVTSQKLVTTPLKISNPPGKVTRSKGVGVRRNSIPESRASGPTFLPQKPALVPPVTRKKDIITNAAMFEETDRHALQCPEASCSSLRSLATYLTCKAPDDLHRVRAIYRWITHNIGYDINSILSGTYKNMPCDTQTILLTRKAVCHGFANIFTGLCREVDIVARAVPGFSKDFFYDPDRPLLTFDDVNHTWNIVFVHGEWRQIDCTYGSGYIDDDNRFCPMFNDFYFLMDPQKFVWSHYPYIRGGLEASYQYQLLNPPLNIHLFNKKVSPTLAALQWGLELLTHKDCVIHVDKSVKIEFRVNRAMLVNVLCKFKNTDTGEACDRYVVPRRKKDGSFSITVYPPARATYKLQVFGESSGGEYRSCPLISYSIKCMSFIAGMKPFPENNGLWGVKAVAENYGFVNDVYKDDFFVTDNGILEFSLGMANNATTLLKMEHAVQDNPDLNNFVTSEYSYSGMRVRARFPWVGYYKISLFAKPPGTDGNTVDLIAVYLVQCKTALKDCQPFPTSFPFTQACMATLVEPQNGVIPAGQTVNFLVDSVKMARILVDGRGSSPVSPGVFQGQIQPKPAGVFVSLYGNMDGSMDYDELFRFSVIETREGIAV from the exons ATGGGGCAGTCGTCATCTAAGGCAAATAAGGGAAATAAGAAGAGGAAGGACAGGCAGATTCTGAGAGTACCATCCAACAGTGGTTCATTTGGTCGTGGCTATCGGTTTATAAGTGATGAAGGAGTACTCACTGTCCCTCCAACAAATGGAATGGTGATCAATAAGTTTTATTCCATGCCAAGAGTTAGAACACGGAGTAGAAGTCGTAGTCCAGGCCGGAGTCGAGCGTCTGACGAAAGTGCAAGAGGAATCATGGTCTTCAGCGCCTCCGAGAAGGGGACTCCTGTTAATGTGGGTGTTATCCGTAAGAACAGACCGAGTGTTATGCATACGTTTGATGGTACGTCCACAGATGTGTACGTGCGTCAATCTTCAAATCATCATTCCGAAACTCACACACAAAGCTCAGGGCCGATAATGAATCGCCATACAACCAACCAGAAAGTCGTTGCCGTGTCCACGAATCAGAAATCGTCCGTGTCCATCAGCAAGAAACAAGGCGTGCCGAACGGGACAGAGAGGAGATCGCGTGAAAGACAGAGATTTCCTCCCAGCACCTCCACGGAGCCTCAACTAGAGCGTCCAAGGTCACCAGTGAAACACAGCAACAACAAGACTGCCATGACAATCAACCAAGCACCAATCATAGTTACAAGTCAGAAACTTGTGACAACGCCTCTGAAGATTTCCAACCCGCCAGGAAAGGTTACAAGGTCGAAGGGCGTGGGTGTCAGGAGAAACAGCATACCTGAATCGCGAGCCAGCGGTCCTACGTTCCTTCCGCAGAAGCCTGCCTTGGTCCCGCCAGTTACACGGAAAAAGGATATCATCACAAATGCTGCTATGTTTGAAGAAACTGATAGGCATGCTCTACAG TGCCCGGAGGCATCATGTTCCAGTCTCCGATCTCTCGCAACCTATCTCACCTGCAAGGCCCCGGATGATCTGCACCGTGTTAGAGCCATCTACCGGTGGATAACGCACAACATCGG ATACGATATCAACTCAATTCTCTCAGGCACCTACAAGAATATGCCTTGTGACACCCAAACTATTCTGCTGACAAGAAAGGCGGTGTGTCATGGATTTGCAAACATTTTTACAGGCCTTTGCAG AGAGGTTGACATCGTTGCGAGAGCCGTGCCTGGTTTCTCAAAAGACTTCTTCTATGACCCAGACAGACCACTCCTGACATTTGACGATGTAAACCACACCTGGAACATTGTCTTCGTTCACGGAGAATGGCGTCAGATCGACTGTACTTATGGATCTGGCTACATAGATGATGACAATCGGTTCTGTCCTATGTTCAACGACTTCTACTTCCTGATGGATCCCCAGAAGTTCGTGTGGAGCCACTACCCGTACATTCGAGGAGGACTGGAAGCAAGTTACCAGTACCAGCTGCTGAATCCCCCGCTGAACATTCATCTCTTCAACAAGAAAGTGTCACCAACTCTCGCAGCGCTTCAGTGGGGCTTGGAGCTTCTGACCCACAAAGACTGTGTTATCCATGTCGACAAGAGTGTTAAGATCGAGTTCAGGGTCAACAGAGCGATGCTGGTGAACGTCCTTTGCAAATTCAAAAATACTGACACAGGAGAAGCATGCGATAGGTATGTTGTTCCACGAAGAAAAAAGGATGGTTCGTTCAGCATAACGGTCTATCCTCCTGCCAGGGCTACCTATAAGCTACAAGTATTCGGAGAATCGTCTGGAGGAGAATATCGTTCTTGCCCACTGATCTCATATTCAATAAAGTGTATGTCGTTCATAGCGGGCATGAAACCATTTCCCGAAAACAATGGGCTGTGGGGTGTCAAGGCTGTCGCAGAAAACTACGGTTTTGTCAATGACGTTTATAAGGACGACTTCTTTGTGACAGATAACGGGATTTTAGAATTTTCTTTAGGGATGGCTAACAATGCAACGACCTTGCTGAAGATGGAACATGCCGTACAGGACAACCCCGATCTGAACAACTTCGTTACATCGGAGTATTCTTATAGTGGTATGAGGGTGAGAGCTCGGTTTCCCTGGGTGGGGTACTATAAGATATCCTTGTTTGCAAAACCACCTGGCACTGATGGAAACACTGttgatctaattgcagtttACCTTGTCCAGTGCAAAACTGCTCTAAAAGACTGCCAACCCTTCCCAACGTCCTTCCCCTTTACCCAGGCTTGTATGGCAACGCTGGTCGAACCCCAAAACGGTGTCATTCCGGCAGGGCAAACTGTCAACTTCCTTGTTGATTCTGTGAAAATGGCGAGAATTTTAGTGGACGGTCGAGGATCTTCACCGGTGTCCCCTGGTGTGTTCCAAGGTCAAATTCAACCCAAACCAGCAGGTGTTTTCGTCAGTTTGTATGGTAACATGGACGGTAGCATGGACTATGACGAACTGTTTCGATTCAGTGTTATTGAAACAAGAGAGGGTATTGCTGTGTGA
- the LOC137281928 gene encoding monocarboxylate transporter 12-B-like — protein sequence MYRTGRQQQVQKGLANAIASCGSGIGTLALPPLYTYLLGEYGWRGTLLLLSGLVLNGVVCAGVFRTPDYITAARKKSPTETSRQSWSQFFSLFCNPCFTMFVIAGSVAQLGYIVPFVHLPDMATQLGIEKYMTAYLISTMGVSNIVGRIFLGWVSDLPCVNVILLHGVSLMVCGVATVASPHLSHFYALAGYSVVQGVCIGVYAGFIPVIHSTIVGVHRTGDALGLGSVLSGGISMVASPIAGWLFDITKSYNASFYLAGSTFILSGVMDMFVLLLHRRQKGKQEEAENVKTADTLKTPDCTQTAYSYARVDGEVKELNGE from the exons ATGTATCGTACAGGCCGCCAGCAGCAAGTGCAGAA AGGACTCGCCAATGCCATAGCGTCCTGTGGGAGTGGCATTGGGACGCTAGCTTTGCCCCCTCTTTATACCTACCTACTGGGGGAGTACGGCTGGAGGGGCACGCTGCTTCTACTGTCTGGCCTCGTCCTCAACGGCGTAGTCTGTGCCGGCGTCTTCAGAACCCCTGACTATATTACAG CAGCCAGGAAGAAGAGTCCGACTGAGACCAGCAGGCAGAGCTGGAGTCAGTTCTTCAGCTTGTTCTGTAACCCCTGCTTCACGATGTTCGTCATCGCGGGGTCGGTGGCCCAGCTGGGATACATCGTCCCATTCGTCCATCTACCCGACATGGCGACACAGCTGGGAATTGAGAAG TATATGACGGCCTATCTCATCTCCACCATGGGCGTATCCAACATCGTGGGCCGGATTTTCCTGGGTTGGGTGAGTGACCTCCCCTGCGTAAACGTCATCCTCCTGCACGGCGTGTCGTTGATGGTGTGTGGTGTCGCTACTGTCGCCAGTCCACATCTCTCCCATTTCTATGCCCTGGCCGGCTACTCGGTCGTACAAGGCGTGTGTATTG GTGTGTATGCTGGCTTCATCCCGGTGATTCACTCTACGATCGTCGGTGTACACCGTACAGGTGACGCCTTAGGGCTGGGGTCCGTCTTATCTGGCGGGATCAGTATGGTAGCGTCTCCCATCGCAG GCTGGTTATTTGACATTACCAAGAGTTACAATGCATCGTTCTACTTGGCCGGGTCCACTTTCATCCTTTCGGGGGTGATGGATATGTTTGTTCTTCTCCTCCACCGACGTCAAAAAGGGAAACAAGAAGAGGCAGAGAACGTTAAAACAGCGGATACACTCAAGACCCCGGATTGTACACAAACAGCGTACAGCTACGCTCGTGTTGATGGCGAAGTCAAGGAACTGAATGGCGAGTGA